In Thermanaeromonas sp. C210, the following proteins share a genomic window:
- the hslO gene encoding Hsp33 family molecular chaperone HslO, with protein MEDYLVRATGEEGVLALVARTTALVEMARQLHNTYPTATAALGRLLTGGALMAATLKEGQSVTLRIRGNGPLGSLVAVARPGKVKGYVEEPQVDLPLRGDGKLDVGRAVGRGTLYVVKDLGLKEPYVGSVELVSGEIGEDLAHYFASSEQKPSAVGIGVRVEPGGKVGAAGGFLVQLLPGAREDLAELLENNIREAGPVSSLLARGLSPEDILHLLLKGLSFKVHEGKPLRWACDCSRRRLREILVALGPEELERILVEQGEAEAVCAFCSRVYRFGRDEVEELVELSRLNRGQGTEKDRRSQEG; from the coding sequence ATGGAGGACTATCTGGTACGGGCCACAGGTGAAGAAGGAGTCCTGGCCCTAGTAGCCCGGACTACCGCACTGGTAGAGATGGCCAGGCAGTTGCACAATACTTATCCTACGGCTACTGCCGCCCTGGGCCGCCTCCTTACCGGAGGGGCCCTCATGGCGGCCACCCTCAAGGAGGGCCAGAGTGTAACCCTGCGGATAAGAGGAAACGGTCCGCTGGGCAGCCTGGTGGCCGTAGCCAGGCCGGGAAAAGTCAAGGGTTACGTCGAGGAACCGCAGGTAGACTTGCCGTTAAGGGGGGACGGCAAGCTGGATGTGGGCCGGGCCGTAGGCCGGGGCACCCTCTACGTAGTCAAGGATTTAGGATTAAAGGAACCCTACGTCGGCAGTGTGGAACTGGTTTCGGGCGAGATCGGGGAGGATCTAGCCCACTATTTTGCTTCTTCGGAACAAAAGCCTTCGGCTGTGGGCATCGGGGTACGGGTGGAGCCCGGAGGCAAAGTAGGGGCAGCCGGGGGTTTCCTGGTGCAGCTCTTGCCGGGAGCTAGGGAGGACTTGGCGGAACTCCTGGAAAACAACATCCGGGAAGCCGGTCCGGTTAGCAGCCTCTTGGCCCGCGGCCTCTCCCCGGAAGATATTTTACACCTGCTCCTAAAGGGCCTTTCCTTTAAAGTGCATGAGGGTAAGCCGCTGCGCTGGGCCTGCGATTGCTCCCGCAGACGCCTCCGGGAGATCCTGGTGGCTTTAGGTCCCGAAGAACTGGAGCGGATTCTGGTCGAACAGGGCGAGGCTGAAGCTGTCTGTGCCTTCTGCAGCCGGGTTTACCGTTTTGGCCGGGATGAGGTGGAGGAGCTGGTGGAGCTGAGCCGGCTAAACCGTGGACAGGGGACGGAGAAAGACCGCCGGTCGCAGGAAGGCTAA